In a genomic window of uncultured Sphaerochaeta sp.:
- the gmd gene encoding GDP-mannose 4,6-dehydratase, which translates to MKNVLITGITGQDGSYLAEFLLEKGYEVHGIIRRSSSFNTSRIEHLYIEELLKDMHRERNLHLHYGDMTDSTSLIRLIREIKPDEIYNLAAMSHVKVSFEVPEYTADTDGIGTLRLLEAVRFLGYEKTTRIYQASTSELFGKVQEVPQSETTPFYPRSPYAVAKLYGYWIIRNYREAYSMFAVNGILFNHESERRGETFVTRKVTLAVARIKKGTQEKLYLGNLSAQRDWGYARDYVECMWLMLQHDVPEDFVIATGEMHTVREFVELAFHEAGIELRWEGSGADEKGICTKTGKILVEVDSRYFRPTEVEQLLGDPTKARTLLGWNPRKTSFQELVSLMVKHDLKLVAHEERISREYD; encoded by the coding sequence ATGAAAAATGTTTTAATAACCGGAATCACCGGTCAAGATGGTTCTTATTTGGCAGAATTCTTGCTTGAGAAAGGATACGAAGTGCACGGCATCATCCGCCGAAGCTCATCTTTCAACACTTCTCGTATCGAGCACTTGTACATAGAAGAATTGTTGAAGGACATGCATCGTGAACGAAACTTGCATCTTCATTATGGGGACATGACGGATTCCACAAGTCTGATTCGCCTGATTCGGGAGATAAAGCCGGATGAGATATACAATCTGGCTGCGATGTCGCACGTTAAGGTTTCCTTCGAAGTACCAGAATATACTGCTGATACAGATGGGATAGGAACACTGCGATTGCTTGAGGCCGTCAGGTTTCTGGGATATGAAAAGACGACCAGGATTTACCAAGCCTCAACTTCGGAGCTTTTTGGAAAGGTTCAGGAAGTTCCCCAGAGTGAAACCACTCCTTTCTATCCCCGCAGTCCTTATGCTGTCGCCAAGTTGTATGGATACTGGATCATCAGGAACTACCGGGAAGCTTACAGCATGTTTGCAGTCAATGGGATCCTCTTCAATCATGAATCGGAGAGAAGAGGGGAGACCTTTGTAACACGAAAAGTTACACTGGCTGTTGCTCGCATCAAGAAAGGGACGCAAGAAAAGCTCTATCTGGGAAATCTCAGTGCCCAGAGGGACTGGGGGTATGCAAGGGACTATGTGGAGTGCATGTGGCTCATGTTGCAGCATGATGTTCCCGAGGATTTCGTAATCGCAACAGGTGAGATGCATACCGTACGAGAGTTTGTTGAGCTGGCTTTCCATGAAGCTGGGATAGAGCTTCGCTGGGAAGGTAGTGGAGCGGATGAGAAGGGTATTTGCACCAAGACCGGCAAAATACTTGTAGAGGTCGATTCTCGGTATTTCAGGCCTACTGAGGTTGAGCAGTTGCTTGGGGATCCTACAAAAGCAAGAACACTGCTTGGCTGGAACCCAAGGAAGACCAGTTTCCAGGAGCTCGTCTCATTGATGGTGAAGCATGACCTTAAGCTTGTAGCGCATGAGGAAAGAATCAGCAGGGAGTACGACTGA
- a CDS encoding acetaldehyde dehydrogenase (acetylating), which translates to MKEKTKVGILGTGNIGMDLLFKIQRSDLLTCGVFAGHNQGSENIRRVEKMGIPTTYKSIDYIVENPECCDIIFDATSARVHQYHAPILEKLKKFTIDLTPAHVGPFCIPVLNAENLLDCSNVNMITCGGQAIVPIANAIVKVQPNIRYLELAATIASKSAGPGTRANIDEFTQTTADALKDFTGVDKTKAIIILNPAEPPIMMRNTLYALVENPNMDSISEAVNAMIARMQEYIPGYHLILPPVYENGRLSLSIGVIGSGDFLPEYAGNLDIITCAAVRVAEMRAFRIAQKAVNV; encoded by the coding sequence ATGAAAGAGAAAACTAAAGTAGGAATATTAGGTACCGGAAATATTGGGATGGATTTGTTGTTTAAAATTCAGCGAAGCGATTTGTTGACATGTGGTGTTTTTGCTGGACATAACCAAGGTTCTGAGAATATCCGACGAGTAGAAAAAATGGGGATACCTACAACCTATAAATCAATAGACTACATTGTGGAGAACCCCGAATGTTGTGATATCATTTTTGATGCCACCTCAGCAAGAGTACATCAATATCATGCACCAATTCTGGAGAAACTCAAGAAATTCACCATTGATCTTACGCCAGCCCATGTAGGACCTTTTTGCATCCCAGTACTGAATGCTGAGAACTTGTTAGACTGTAGCAATGTCAATATGATCACTTGTGGAGGGCAGGCAATTGTTCCAATTGCAAATGCAATTGTTAAGGTTCAGCCAAATATACGCTATCTTGAATTAGCAGCAACAATAGCATCCAAATCAGCAGGCCCAGGAACTCGAGCGAATATCGATGAGTTCACACAGACAACGGCAGACGCATTGAAAGATTTTACAGGAGTTGATAAAACAAAAGCAATCATTATCCTGAATCCAGCTGAACCCCCAATTATGATGCGTAATACACTTTATGCACTCGTCGAAAATCCAAACATGGACTCAATTTCTGAAGCCGTTAATGCTATGATTGCAAGAATGCAGGAATATATACCAGGATATCACTTAATTCTCCCTCCGGTTTATGAAAATGGTCGTTTATCTCTTTCAATTGGAGTGATAGGAAGTGGTGACTTCCTGCCGGAGTACGCAGGAAACCTTGACATAATCACTTGCGCTGCAGTTAGAGTGGCCGAAATGCGTGCCTTTAGAATAGCTCAAAAGGCGGTGAATGTATGA
- a CDS encoding GDP-L-fucose synthase produces MNKDAKIYVAGHSGMVGSAIVRKLTSLGYSNLVLRSSKELDLRRQDKVEVFFSAEKPEYVFLAAAKVGGIMANSTYPADFMYDNMAIEMNVIHSAWQHGVKKLLFLGSSCIYPKLAQQPMREDCLLTSSLEPTNEAYALAKIAGLKYCEYLNKQYGTDFISAMPTNLYGPNDNYHPQNSHVLPAFIRRFHEAKVSKATSVTIWGTGKPLREFLYVDDLADACVFLMNNYSGNETVNVGTGKDLSIKELACLVRDVVGYEGEIVFDPSKPDGTPRKLLDVSKLESLGWLYSTELKDGICLAYEDFSSGEYFHQL; encoded by the coding sequence ATGAATAAGGACGCCAAGATATATGTAGCAGGACATTCAGGTATGGTAGGCTCTGCAATAGTACGCAAACTCACTAGCCTGGGTTATTCAAATCTTGTTCTCCGTTCAAGCAAGGAACTGGATCTTCGCAGGCAGGATAAGGTTGAGGTATTTTTTTCAGCCGAGAAGCCGGAATATGTGTTTCTTGCAGCTGCGAAGGTGGGTGGCATCATGGCAAATAGTACCTATCCTGCAGATTTCATGTATGACAACATGGCTATTGAAATGAATGTAATCCATAGTGCTTGGCAGCATGGGGTCAAGAAGCTCTTGTTCTTGGGTTCTTCCTGCATATATCCCAAATTGGCACAACAACCGATGAGAGAGGATTGCCTTCTGACAAGTTCTCTTGAACCGACCAATGAGGCCTATGCATTGGCAAAGATTGCTGGACTGAAATATTGCGAGTATCTCAACAAGCAATATGGAACAGATTTCATAAGCGCCATGCCAACCAATCTCTACGGACCGAATGACAATTATCATCCCCAGAATTCTCATGTATTGCCCGCATTCATCAGAAGGTTTCATGAGGCAAAGGTATCCAAAGCTACAAGCGTAACAATTTGGGGTACAGGAAAACCCTTGAGAGAATTCTTATACGTGGATGATCTTGCTGATGCTTGTGTGTTTCTCATGAATAACTACAGTGGGAATGAGACTGTGAATGTTGGTACCGGAAAGGATCTTTCCATCAAAGAATTGGCATGTCTTGTACGAGATGTGGTTGGCTATGAGGGAGAGATTGTTTTTGATCCGTCCAAGCCTGATGGAACTCCTAGGAAACTACTGGATGTTTCAAAGCTGGAATCATTGGGGTGGCTGTATAGTACTGAGCTTAAGGATGGGATATGTTTGGCTTATGAAGACTTCAGTTCTGGCGAATATTTTCATCAATTATAG
- a CDS encoding sugar transferase, with the protein MYQKIVHQKRLYMTFVVFFLFVFQYLYAGRFTNERVIQFFITNVSLIAFLFAFHGFELNTLKSKNAVLISTVIGSFLGVLLGMFLVILFFGAQRDIYRSELIATTLAAIVGIPIFSSIYYRIIVKRIPPTLCIALGDPARYKALTDEVEGVSHGKVKVLSWVSNAMEAQEAFGSLGDTAILIADLQLYRELSDTIRGLEKKGVQKYFITEAVEYWLNRIPLQLLEEYRDYYELFLNQTPISQEKRSMDIILGLIMMVIALPFILVFGLLIVLNSGFPIIFKQPRIGLYEGPFMFYKLRSLKVDKRAENSDNPNGTITQRITLVGKILRKTRVDEFPQFVNILNGTMSVVGPRPEMQVYHDKWIQEIPFYGYRNMVRPGLTGWAQINYGHTTTKEEYIKKTEYDLYYVKHKSLLFDIQIIMQTFETFLGMKGGR; encoded by the coding sequence ATGTATCAGAAGATCGTACACCAGAAGCGTTTGTACATGACCTTTGTTGTGTTCTTTCTGTTTGTGTTCCAATACCTCTATGCCGGACGGTTCACCAACGAACGTGTCATCCAGTTTTTCATCACCAATGTCTCCCTCATTGCCTTCCTTTTTGCATTCCATGGGTTTGAATTGAACACGCTCAAGAGCAAGAACGCCGTATTGATCTCGACGGTGATAGGTTCGTTTCTTGGTGTCTTGTTGGGCATGTTCTTGGTGATTCTGTTCTTTGGGGCACAGCGTGATATATATCGGAGTGAATTGATCGCCACGACTCTTGCAGCAATCGTAGGTATCCCAATCTTTTCTTCCATTTACTATCGGATCATCGTCAAACGCATTCCTCCGACGCTATGCATTGCTTTGGGTGACCCTGCACGGTACAAGGCTCTGACTGATGAAGTGGAAGGCGTTTCGCATGGAAAGGTGAAGGTTCTTTCGTGGGTATCCAATGCAATGGAAGCACAGGAAGCCTTTGGTTCTCTTGGTGATACAGCGATACTCATTGCAGACCTCCAGCTCTATCGTGAACTTTCCGATACCATCCGTGGTTTGGAGAAGAAAGGTGTACAGAAATACTTCATCACCGAAGCGGTGGAGTATTGGTTGAATCGTATTCCCCTCCAGCTCTTGGAAGAGTATAGGGACTACTACGAGTTGTTTCTCAACCAAACACCCATATCCCAAGAGAAGAGATCTATGGACATCATTCTTGGCTTGATCATGATGGTGATAGCCCTCCCGTTTATTTTGGTGTTTGGTCTTCTCATTGTCCTGAATTCGGGTTTCCCCATCATCTTTAAGCAGCCTAGAATCGGGTTGTATGAAGGTCCTTTTATGTTCTATAAACTCAGAAGTCTGAAGGTGGATAAGAGAGCTGAAAACTCTGATAATCCAAACGGAACCATTACCCAACGTATTACCTTGGTGGGGAAGATACTCAGAAAGACTCGAGTGGATGAGTTCCCCCAGTTCGTGAACATCCTCAACGGAACGATGTCAGTGGTAGGGCCGAGGCCTGAGATGCAAGTCTATCATGATAAGTGGATCCAGGAGATTCCCTTCTATGGATACCGGAACATGGTCCGCCCGGGTCTTACCGGTTGGGCCCAGATAAACTATGGGCACACCACTACCAAGGAAGAGTACATCAAGAAGACTGAGTACGATTTGTATTATGTGAAGCACAAATCCCTGCTCTTTGATATCCAGATCATCATGCAGACCTTTGAGACCTTCCTGGGTATGAAGGGTGGTAGGTGA
- the dmpG gene encoding 4-hydroxy-2-oxovalerate aldolase: MIYFFDSTLRDGSHSIKHQFSTEDIEDYCQRMDSAGMDCIVVGHGNGLGASSLHIGLSKLDDLEMLRTARKNLQQTKLATYMIPGFGTIKENLIPAIECGVDLFKIGCHCTEADTTKQHIEYLAERNIPVYGVLMMYHLASREQLLQQALLMESYGTRGIIIMDSAGASTPEMVTSTIDHLCDHLQVQVGFHAHNNLGLAVANTYLAIKHGATIVDATLRGYGAGAGNCQIEAIAALLEKENIHTKLDLYRIMDVSRDLVAKYPACTMGVDDISIINGIAGTFSAFKNHAILAAETFHVDARDILLEAGKRRAVAGQEDMLLEIAEELANKDNTRNDVSYYLSSLL; this comes from the coding sequence ATGATTTATTTTTTTGATTCGACTTTAAGAGATGGCAGCCATTCCATCAAGCATCAATTCTCAACCGAAGATATCGAGGATTATTGCCAGAGAATGGATTCTGCGGGAATGGACTGTATAGTGGTAGGTCATGGTAACGGCTTAGGTGCATCAAGCCTACACATCGGACTATCAAAGTTGGATGATCTGGAAATGCTTAGGACTGCTCGTAAAAATCTGCAGCAAACAAAGTTGGCTACCTATATGATTCCTGGGTTTGGAACCATAAAAGAAAACCTGATCCCAGCAATCGAGTGCGGAGTGGATCTCTTCAAGATAGGTTGCCATTGCACTGAAGCGGACACAACCAAACAACATATCGAATATCTCGCCGAACGGAATATCCCGGTATATGGGGTTCTGATGATGTATCATCTCGCCAGCAGAGAACAGTTGCTCCAGCAAGCCTTGCTCATGGAGTCGTATGGTACGCGTGGAATCATTATTATGGACAGTGCAGGAGCCTCCACGCCTGAAATGGTTACATCAACAATTGACCACCTTTGTGACCATCTCCAGGTGCAAGTTGGTTTTCATGCCCACAACAATCTTGGTTTGGCAGTAGCAAATACCTATCTGGCAATCAAGCATGGTGCAACTATTGTCGATGCTACATTGAGGGGTTATGGAGCTGGGGCTGGGAACTGTCAAATTGAAGCTATTGCAGCGTTGCTGGAAAAGGAAAACATCCATACTAAACTTGATTTATATCGTATCATGGATGTCAGTCGAGACCTTGTTGCAAAATACCCTGCATGTACTATGGGGGTTGATGACATTAGCATTATTAATGGTATAGCAGGAACTTTCTCAGCATTCAAAAACCATGCAATCCTTGCAGCCGAAACATTCCATGTTGACGCACGCGATATCTTGCTGGAAGCTGGTAAACGACGTGCAGTTGCAGGACAGGAGGACATGCTCCTTGAAATTGCCGAAGAATTGGCAAATAAAGACAACACTCGAAATGATGTCTCATATTATCTCTCATCATTACTTTAA
- a CDS encoding glycosyltransferase family 10: MLESLKQIVKDIIPYKIHEELFPKPEVFLVDTHLGEPNIYNSSGQKMRVIYLQDRLGAHLPYASITSLPQKILWDRYNYTLPIHFYGSQDVSGIRGNPQKKYAWFTESEAIDGASYDRIFKETALANSFDAIFTFSERLLNRYTNAKFIPAMQTWYGSIMEGGEYDPLRYEKKTKSISMICSSKILCEWHRKRNFIAEQIRNSKKADVFGSFTGTFLRQKAEALDGYRYSIVVENDITPFYFTEKILDCFGAMTVPIYIGASRIGDFFNIDGIIVINPNDYTDLDKILAICSPKDYESRKEAIIDNYHRVQQYLNVEDYFFKHYFSCFEI; encoded by the coding sequence ATGTTAGAGAGCTTAAAGCAGATCGTAAAGGACATAATTCCTTATAAAATTCATGAGGAACTTTTTCCAAAGCCAGAAGTTTTTTTAGTTGATACACACTTAGGAGAACCCAATATTTATAACAGCAGTGGCCAAAAGATGCGAGTTATATATCTACAAGATCGATTGGGTGCTCACTTGCCTTATGCTTCAATTACCAGCCTACCTCAAAAAATACTATGGGATAGGTATAATTATACCCTACCTATTCATTTTTACGGTTCACAGGATGTATCGGGAATACGAGGAAACCCTCAAAAGAAATACGCATGGTTTACGGAATCCGAAGCAATTGATGGAGCATCATATGATAGAATTTTTAAAGAAACTGCGTTAGCTAATTCATTTGATGCAATTTTTACGTTCTCTGAACGACTACTTAATCGCTATACAAATGCAAAATTTATTCCTGCCATGCAAACATGGTATGGATCAATTATGGAAGGCGGAGAATATGATCCATTAAGGTATGAGAAGAAAACCAAGAGTATTTCAATGATTTGTTCAAGTAAAATACTCTGTGAATGGCATAGGAAAAGAAATTTCATTGCTGAACAAATTAGAAACAGTAAAAAAGCCGATGTATTTGGATCATTTACTGGTACCTTCTTAAGACAAAAGGCTGAAGCATTAGATGGATATCGTTATAGTATTGTTGTTGAGAACGATATTACTCCTTTCTATTTTACTGAAAAAATTCTGGACTGTTTTGGCGCTATGACGGTTCCAATTTATATTGGGGCATCACGGATTGGCGATTTTTTCAACATCGATGGAATAATCGTTATCAACCCAAATGATTACACTGATTTGGATAAGATACTTGCAATATGTTCTCCGAAAGATTATGAGAGCAGAAAAGAAGCAATTATAGATAACTATCATCGAGTTCAGCAGTATTTAAATGTTGAAGACTATTTCTTTAAGCATTATTTTTCATGCTTCGAAATCTAA
- a CDS encoding glycosyltransferase: MVSIFMATYNGEKFLEAQLESIFNQTCQDFFLYVSDDYSSDSTMQILMKWKDLFPSKMNVTKRESNSGKPQITFLEMVVEHKTSSYYMFCDQDDVWFPDKVETSIKEIAEFEKQYGASTPILLGTEYLLTDQNLVPFRKQKRRIDYDTFSKANKLISYNIFTGCTVIFNRALSEKITLIPDNCVLHDWLLAFVASSLGVAAMIPKPTLFYRQHSSNAVGSELNRSLNYYIKRFRSIWSNDYYHLANLFLQYYSQYADLNKVNMITTYAKLPEISWLKKIQAFFTYNYWAPGVIRKIYQLLR, translated from the coding sequence ATGGTATCAATTTTCATGGCAACTTACAATGGTGAGAAATTTCTGGAGGCCCAGTTAGAATCTATATTCAATCAGACTTGTCAGGATTTTTTTCTTTATGTGAGCGATGATTATTCCTCAGATAGTACTATGCAAATTTTAATGAAATGGAAAGATTTGTTTCCATCCAAAATGAATGTTACCAAGAGAGAAAGCAATTCTGGAAAGCCTCAGATTACCTTTTTAGAAATGGTTGTTGAACATAAAACAAGCTCATATTACATGTTTTGCGATCAAGATGATGTGTGGTTCCCAGACAAAGTTGAGACTTCCATTAAGGAAATCGCTGAGTTCGAGAAACAATACGGAGCCAGTACTCCAATTCTTCTTGGTACTGAGTATTTACTAACAGATCAAAATCTTGTCCCTTTTCGAAAACAAAAGAGACGGATTGATTATGATACATTTAGCAAAGCAAACAAATTAATAAGCTACAATATATTTACTGGGTGCACAGTTATCTTTAATAGAGCCTTATCTGAGAAGATAACTCTTATACCTGATAACTGTGTTTTACATGATTGGTTATTAGCATTCGTTGCATCTTCATTGGGTGTAGCAGCAATGATTCCTAAGCCCACATTATTCTATCGACAACATTCAAGTAATGCAGTTGGATCAGAATTGAATCGCAGTTTGAATTATTATATCAAGAGATTTCGCAGTATCTGGTCAAATGATTATTATCATTTGGCAAATCTTTTCCTTCAGTACTATTCCCAATATGCTGATCTAAATAAAGTTAATATGATAACAACATATGCAAAACTACCAGAGATTTCATGGTTAAAAAAAATCCAAGCATTTTTTACTTACAACTATTGGGCTCCAGGGGTAATTAGAAAAATCTATCAACTACTCCGATAA
- a CDS encoding glycosyltransferase — MAPKISIIVPVFNVEIFLNTCIESILCQEIHDFELILVDDGSTDNSGAICDDFANIDKRIRVIHTENMGQSSARNLGISLAIGEYIGFVDSDDYISSVMYSSLYEKIIANNADISVCNFLVGDKDNSFRPFAENVNDMTLDTEAALKEIYTNRILSFSPCNKLYRRSLFDTISFNVSIIYEDMDISYRLISKSERIVYIKKELYYYRYNNNSTLKKAFSLKRLDLYTVRKWMYQYYKERLPEESNNVLALLIVESLLLYRQLKAQGGYSLNNYKYLLQFDTKESIKSITTTKLLSIQRKLITIIQILLYRRLM, encoded by the coding sequence ATGGCTCCAAAAATAAGTATTATAGTACCGGTATTTAATGTTGAGATCTTTCTAAATACATGTATCGAGTCAATTTTGTGCCAAGAAATTCATGATTTTGAATTGATTCTGGTTGACGATGGTTCTACTGATAACAGTGGAGCTATTTGTGATGATTTTGCGAATATTGATAAACGAATTAGAGTTATTCATACAGAGAATATGGGTCAATCCTCCGCACGAAATTTGGGGATTTCTTTAGCAATAGGTGAATACATTGGATTTGTTGATAGTGATGATTATATCAGTTCAGTGATGTATTCTTCACTATATGAAAAGATTATTGCGAACAATGCAGATATTTCGGTCTGCAATTTCCTTGTAGGAGATAAAGATAATTCTTTTAGGCCTTTTGCTGAAAATGTTAATGATATGACATTGGACACAGAAGCTGCTCTAAAGGAAATATATACAAATCGAATCTTATCATTTAGTCCGTGTAATAAGTTATATCGCAGAAGTTTATTTGATACAATATCCTTTAATGTTTCCATTATTTATGAAGATATGGACATCTCTTATCGGCTCATCAGCAAATCTGAAAGAATTGTGTATATAAAAAAAGAATTATACTACTATCGGTATAATAATAATAGTACACTGAAGAAAGCGTTTAGTTTAAAAAGGCTTGATCTCTATACTGTTAGGAAATGGATGTATCAATACTACAAGGAGCGATTACCAGAAGAATCTAATAATGTATTGGCTCTATTAATTGTTGAAAGCCTATTGCTATATCGACAATTGAAGGCCCAGGGTGGGTATAGCCTGAATAACTACAAGTATCTGTTGCAGTTCGATACAAAAGAATCCATCAAATCAATTACAACTACAAAGCTCTTAAGTATTCAAAGGAAGCTCATAACAATCATACAAATATTACTATATCGTAGGCTTATGTGA
- a CDS encoding glycosyltransferase family 2 protein codes for MSRISISIVTYNNRNEIIGVLNSIRRSDDLKEFEIFIVDNCSNDGTADFVEQEYQECKVLRMTKNLGYGSGHNQAISIVESDYHVIINPDIQFAPGTIKQFEEYMDANPDVVLISPRVINTDGSVQNLPRKKPTIKFLLGGLLESKGQMFKNWRDEFTLANENIVEPIEIDFCTGCFMFCRTSALQNCNGFDERYFMYGEDADLTRELQEIGKTMYVPQIEVIHEWKRENRSLKGRLRQVTSMTKYFFKWGLK; via the coding sequence ATGAGTAGAATTAGCATAAGCATTGTTACTTACAACAATCGCAATGAGATTATTGGAGTATTGAATTCAATAAGGCGTTCTGATGATTTGAAAGAGTTTGAAATTTTCATTGTGGATAATTGTTCAAATGATGGAACAGCTGATTTTGTTGAACAAGAATATCAAGAATGCAAAGTATTAAGGATGACAAAAAATCTTGGATATGGCTCAGGGCATAATCAAGCAATTAGCATCGTAGAATCGGACTATCATGTAATTATTAATCCAGACATCCAATTTGCTCCAGGAACTATCAAGCAATTTGAAGAGTATATGGATGCTAATCCTGATGTGGTCCTAATCTCCCCCCGAGTAATCAATACAGATGGATCTGTTCAAAACCTCCCCAGAAAGAAACCAACTATTAAATTTTTGCTTGGAGGATTATTGGAGAGTAAGGGGCAAATGTTCAAGAATTGGAGAGATGAATTCACTCTTGCAAATGAGAATATTGTTGAGCCAATAGAAATCGATTTCTGTACAGGCTGCTTTATGTTCTGCAGGACATCAGCACTGCAGAATTGTAATGGATTTGACGAACGATATTTTATGTACGGAGAGGATGCTGATCTGACAAGGGAACTCCAGGAAATTGGGAAAACCATGTATGTCCCACAGATTGAGGTAATTCATGAATGGAAAAGGGAAAATAGGTCGTTGAAAGGAAGGCTTAGGCAAGTCACATCAATGACAAAATATTTTTTCAAATGGGGATTAAAGTGA